In the Magnolia sinica isolate HGM2019 chromosome 15, MsV1, whole genome shotgun sequence genome, one interval contains:
- the LOC131227564 gene encoding probable carboxylesterase 15 — protein MGFDKKVVDEVSGWLRVYDDGSIDRSWAGPPEVEFLVTPVPPSKEFVDGVATHDVIIDPDSNLSVRIYVPEKQPLDDPKLPLILHFHGGGFCVSRADWYMYYQFYARLVKSARAICVSVELRLAPDHRLPAAIDDCYDALLWLRSLARAELHEPWLEAADFSRVFLMGDSSGGNLVHEVAARAGSEEWEPLRLAGGVPIHPGFIRATRSKSELQLPPSPFLTLDMVDKFLALALPLGSTKDHPITCPMGPAAPPLSRLNLPPFLVAVAENDMIRDTEMEYIEAMKKAGKDVEVLLSPGVGHTFYLNKIAVDSDPDTGTQTELLIGAISNFMKRHSGRPSRNSL, from the coding sequence ATGGGATTCGATAAGAAGGTCGTCGATGAAGTGTCTGGATGGCTTCGGGTCTATGACGACGGTTCGATCGACCGTTCATGGGCTGGGCCACCCGAAGTAGAGTTCCTAGTAACCCCTGTCCCACCATCAAAGGAATTTGTCGATGGCGTCGCAACCCACGACGTAATAATCGACCCAGATTCCAATCTATCGGTCCGGATTTACGTCCCCGAAAAGCAGCCACTCGACGATCCAAAGCTCCCTCTCATCCTCCACTTCCACGGCGGCGGCTTCTGCGTGAGCCGAGCTGATTGGTACATGTACTACCAATTCTATGCCCGGCTCGTCAAGTCAGCTCGAGCCATTTGCGTATCCGTTGAATTGCGCCTGGCACCTGATCACCGGCTCCCCGCTGCGATCGACGATTGCTACGACGCGCTCCTTTGGCTCCGGTCCCTCGCTCGGGCCGAGCTGCATGAACCGTGGCTTGAAGCTGCAGACTTCAGCCGGGTTTTCCTCATGGGCGACTCATCAGGCGGGAACCTGGTGCATGAGGTGGCGGCACGAGCCGGGTCTGAGGAGTGGGAGCCGTTACGGCTAGCCGGGGGTGTGCCTATCCACCCGGGCTTTATTCGGGCCACACGAAGTAAGTCAGAGCTACAGCTCCCACCCAGCCCGTTCCTGACACTAGACATGGTGGACAAGTTCCTGGCTCTGGCATTGCCACTTGGCAGTACTAAGGACCATCCAATCACGTGCCCGATGGGGCCAGCGGCGCCACCACTTAGCCGGCTGAATTTGCCACCGTTCCTGGTGGCAGTGGCCGAGAACGATATGATCAGAGATACAGAGATGGAATACATAGAGGCCATGAAAAAGGCAGGAAAGGATGTGGAGGTTCTGCTTAGTcctggggtgggccacaccttttacTTGAACAAGATAGCCGTTGACTCGGATCCGGATACGGGTACCCAAACAGAGCTGCTAATCGGGGCCATCTCGAACTTTATGAAAAGGCATTCGGGGCGCCCATCGCGTAATAGCTTGTAA